Proteins encoded within one genomic window of Episyrphus balteatus chromosome 1, idEpiBalt1.1, whole genome shotgun sequence:
- the LOC129910310 gene encoding zinc finger BED domain-containing protein 4-like, with translation MCFLSILVTISVRRKSCAMIVSCIPCLTLDDIGRKVLVVESDNAANIKAAILTELQLTAHTINLFAKDGLKDGNATTIFNKVKSIVAHFKRRAIETAKLLGYQKSQSVANPRKLLQNVPTRWNSTFYMLERFVALEEAVKSTMALCEMDSSIYLTSDEWVVVRELCQVLKSLEARRSDEIYFGGKIFDSVARYPPSKWNCSGVQGILEKAIQHMRKCCNRELVKQRVIYLVADKFAVRNINNASEVLASTEAAAPNATARECQGDGDV, from the coding sequence ATGTGCTTTCTTTCGATATTGGTAACGATATCGGTACGACGCAAATCGTGTGCGATGATTGTATCGTGTATTCCATGCTTAACGCTCGATGACATCGGTCGCAAGGTTTTGGTCGTTGAATCCGACAATGCAGCCAATATCAAAGCTGCCATTCTTACGGAACTGCAACTAACTGCACATACCATCAACCTTTTCGCTAAAGATGGTTTAAAAGATGGCAATGCTAcaaccattttcaataaagtcaAGAGCATCGTTGCACATTTCAAAAGAAGAGCCATTGAGACGGCAAAACTTTTGGGTTACCAAAAATCTCAATCGGTTGCAAACCCACGGAAGCTCTTGCAGAACGTGCCCACTCGTTGGAATTCTACCTTTTATATGCTAGAGAGATTTGTAGCTTTGGAGGAAGCTGTGAAATCAACAATGGCCCTATGTGAGATGGATTCCAGCATATATCTCACGAGCGATGAGTGGGTTGTCGTCCGCGAGCTCTGCCAAGTGCTTAAATCACTAGAAGCTAGAAGGAGTGACGAAATCTATTTCGGGGGAAAAATATTTGACAGCGTCGCTCGTTATCCCCCTAGTAAATGGAATTGTAGCGGTGTACAAGGGATTCTCGAAAAAGCCATACAACATATGCGTAAATGCTGTAATAGAGAATTAGTTAAACAAAGAGTAATTTATTTAGTGGCCGACAAGTTTGCGGTACGAAACATAAACAATGCATCCGAGGTCCTAGCGTCAACAGAAGCAGCAGCACCGAACGCAACTGCTAGGGAGTGTCAGGGAGATGGTGATGTCTAG